A single Fusarium oxysporum Fo47 chromosome IV, complete sequence DNA region contains:
- a CDS encoding fungal-specific transcription factor domain-containing protein, with product MPARGPPSPSSQPAKRQRQNSNDDGSPRNGQPSPQDRERERLQADGASASSTTASPSVAAKAGQSSNFRNVSACNRCRLRKNRCDQKLPSCASCAKAGVACVGYDPITKKEIPRSYVYYLETRVEQLENLLSANNIAFPPAENLELCSRIGTDTASINSATETGYSGPSEAGDRRPQSQAVESLKKKSGQSGFLNIVSPSKPRSLASASGVSFARVVYAAVQYSSSGQPNPNDPRNPRQPSGNGASLRDSFFGLHTRPSIKPASFPSKEVGLRLVRLYFEHSNPQIPILHRGEFMQTFERIYATQDPARGSRELYLLNMVFAIGCGVIVGEPVKSDSSGDAGADNKNRCEPEEYHASAIVHLESCLSNSGGGLEVLQAVLLLANFALLRPVPPGLWYIIGVAVRLAVDLGLHYEDDREIDSLPNESEQTDGAGSRENGTQTRGKKLWVRDMRRRLWWCTYSLDRLVSTCVGRPFGVSDQVITTEFPSLLDDDYITPTGLIDPPSDQLQPSYKHVAHHYFRLRLLQSEILQVLQYNQAQIAKAGVQGKFPDMHIHLPSPFLVQFDSFRSWRIDIDRRLYQWKTSAPSRQETGVMFSTEFLELNYWQAIIMLYRQSLSVPAMFEGEYNSSNEVNSPTAFQAELREDEDRIYLKVAEAGQKILRIYRQLHLSGLVSYTYLSTHHLFMAGISYLYAIWHSPIVRSRLSMDEVDFTILAAKSVLTDMIDKCPPAETCRDAFDRTAKATIKMASSTGGFGAPTARRQRSAWNTPPDSSKGTGQGRHRPQGSDQASYQIDLSLSDSLSSPTLSVAGDGNAQPSPPMARSAEGYLLKSRSRGGPSPTDSGHKQEGSPIESGMVPSPIPRRVTSQPNGGGSYGGQQQQFNGQDYPDAQTMEFLQNLGASSNGDFTAMDQSQLDMGLSMNWEGLHHDFSEAPQMNPFDTFFFGGPQGGGGQDGGMNM from the exons ATGCCTGCGCGTGGCCCTCCGTCTCCGAGCTCGCAACCCGCAAAGCGACAGCGACAGAACTCGAATGACGATGGATCGCCGCGCAACGGCCAGCCGAGCCCCCAGGATCGTGAGCGCGAACGTCTCCAAGCCGATGGCgcttcagcatcttccaCTACCGCCTCTCCGTCAGTAGCGGCCAAGGCAGGCCAGAGCAGTAACTTTCGCAACGTCAGCGCCTGTAACCGTTGTCGCCTACGTAAAAATCGTTGTGATCAGAAGCTACCGAGCTGCGCAAGTTGCGCTAAGGCAGGAGTCGCTTGTGTTGGCTATGATCCCATCACAAAGAAGGAAATCCCACGCAG TTATGTTTACTATCTCGAAACCCGAGTCGAGCAGCTCGAGAACCTGCTTAGCGCCAATAACATCGCCTTCCCCCCAGCCGAAAACCTCGAATTGTGTTCTCGAATAGGCACCGACACCGCCAGTATCAACTCCGCCACCGAAACAGGTTATTCCGGACCATCAGAAGCCGGCGACCGCAGGCCTCAGAGCCAGGCGGTGGAATCGCTTAAGAAAAAGTCGGGCCAATCAGGGTTTCTCAACATCGTGAGCCCCTCGAAACCTCGGTCTTTAGCATCCGCATCTGGTGTCTCATTCGCCCGGGTCGTATATGCTGCAGTTCAGTATTCATCCTCTGGTCAACCGAATCCGAATGATCCAAGGAATCCTCGGCAACCAAGCGGCAATGGAGCTTCTCTTCGCGATTCGTTTTTCGGCCTTCATACCAGGCCGTCTATCAAGCCTGCAAGTTTTCCTAGTAAAGAAGTCGGCTTGCGGCTCGTGAGGTTATACTTTGAACACTCGAACCCTCAGATCCCAATTCTGCACAGAGGAGAGTTTATGCAGACATTCGAACGCATATATGCCACTCAGGATCCGGCCCGAGGCTCGCGAGAGCTGTATTTGTTGAATATGGTTTTCGCCATCGGCTGTGGTGTCATTGTTGGCGAGCCAGTGAAATCTGACTCATCTGGCGATGCTGGTGCAGACAACAAAAATCGATGTGAGCCAGAAGAGTATCACGCGAGCGCAATCGTGCACCTAGAATCGTGTTTGAGTAACAGTGGCGGAGGGTTAGAAGTTCTGCAAGCCGTACTTCTTCTGGCCAATTTCGCTCTGCTTCGACCTGTCCCCCCTGGCCTCTG GTACATTATTGGTGTTGCTGTTCGACTTGCCGTTGATCTCGGCCTTCACTATGAGGATGATAGGGAAATTGATTCCTTACCTAACGAAAGTGAACAGACTGATGGTGCTGGTTCCCGAGAGAATGGGACACAAACCCGGGGGAAGAAGTTGTGGGTGCGAGATATGAGGCGCCGTTTATGGTGGTGCACATACTCTCTCGATCGTCTGGTTAGCACATGCGTTGGAAGACCATTCGGCGTCAGCGATCAGGTCATCACAACTGAGTTTCCTTCGTTGTTGGACGACGACTATATTACGCCGACCGGGCTTATAGATCCACCATCAGATCAGCTCCAACCCAGCTACAAGCATGTTGCCCATCATTACTTCCGACTGCGGCTGCTGCAATCAGAAATTCTTCAGGTGTTGCAGTACAATCAAGCCCAGATCGCTAAGGCGGGTGTGCAGGGCAAGTTCCCAGATATGCACATTCATCTTCCATCGCCCTTCCTCGTACAGTTTGATTCGTTCCGTTCATGGCGCATAGATATCGATCGAAGGCTGTATCAGTGGAAGACGTCAGCACCATCGAGACAAGAGACGGGTGTCATGTTTTCGACCGAGTTCCTCGAGCTCAATTACTGGCAGGCAATCATAATGCTCTATCGTCAGAGTCTAAGTGTTCCCGCCATGTTCGAGGGTGAGTATAATTCATCAAATGAGGTTAACAGCCCAACGGCGTTCCAAGCAGAGCTTCGTGAAGACGAGGACCGAATCTACCTGAAAGTTGCAGAGGCAGGCCAAAAGATCCTCCGCATATATAGACAACTCCATCTCAGTGGGTTGGTGAGCTACACCTATCTTTCCACCCATCACCTGTTCATGGCGGGAATCTCGTACCTTTATGCTATTTGGCACTCGCCCATCGTACGAAGTCGCCTG AGCATGGATGAAGTGGACTTTACTATCCTCGCTGCCAAATCGGTTCTCACAGATATGATCGACAAGTGCCCTCCCGCCGAGACGTGCCGAGATGCGTTCGATCGAACAGCTAAGGCCACCATTAAGATGGCCTCTTCAACAGGCGGTTTCGGTGCCCCGACGGCCCGAAGACAACGTTCTGCGTGGAACACCCCACCGGACTCATCGAAAGGGACGGGGCAAGGACGTCACCGTCCGCAGGGCTCAGATCAGGCGTCTTATCAGATTGATTTGTCGCTTTCTGACTCGCTCTCCTCTCCTACATTGTCTGTTGCAGGCGACGGGAATGCACAGCCGTCGCCCCCGATGGCGCGATCAGCAGAGGGATATTTGCTCAAATCGCGAAGTCGAGGTGGACCAAGCCCTACAGACTCTGGCCATAAGCAAGAGGGATCACCTATAGAATCGGGAATGGTTCCCTCACCTATTCCTCGACGAGTGACATCCCAGCCCAACGGCGGAGGATCCTATGGTGGACAACAACAGCAATTCAACGGACAGGACTACCCAGATGCTCAAACAATGGAGTTCCTCCAGAATTTGGGCGCGTCATCGAACGGAGACTTCACCGCCATGGACCAGTCGCAGCTCGATATGGGTCTAAGCATGAA